One Pseudoclavibacter endophyticus DNA segment encodes these proteins:
- a CDS encoding carboxymuconolactone decarboxylase family protein, which produces MADYFDREHDGTYTRVYKNETPDILKSFVAFDQSVFAEEGREIPLKYRELIAVAVGTTTQCVYCIDAHSKRAVAAGATETELAEAAWVATAIRAGGGFAHGRLAFKFGEEAAGHTH; this is translated from the coding sequence ATGGCTGACTACTTCGACCGCGAGCACGACGGCACCTACACGAGGGTCTACAAGAACGAGACGCCCGACATCCTGAAGTCATTCGTCGCCTTCGACCAGAGCGTCTTCGCGGAGGAGGGCCGCGAGATTCCGCTCAAGTACCGTGAGCTCATCGCCGTTGCGGTCGGCACCACGACGCAGTGCGTCTACTGCATCGACGCCCACTCGAAGCGAGCCGTCGCCGCGGGCGCGACCGAGACCGAGCTCGCCGAGGCCGCCTGGGTCGCCACCGCCATCCGCGCCGGCGGCGGCTTCGCGCACGGCCGCCTCGCGTTCAAATTCGGGGAAGAGGCGGCGGGCCACACCCACTGA
- a CDS encoding response regulator, whose amino-acid sequence MIRVAIADDHKLVRTGLGALLDAEPDVEVRALFANGQEAVDYVAEHDVDVLLMDIEMPVLDGVEATRRVLELRPETAVIVLTTFHDDAYLAGALRAGAFGYLLKTGSTEELSQGVRDAHEGRRAFAPEVLDRLAKQFADGDAAGRRGGPPARGEVPAPLAALTRRELDVFVEVGRGRSNREIAEALHLSEATVKTYVTRILAKLDVRSRVQLVVLAFETGIVTRAVG is encoded by the coding sequence ATGATACGCGTCGCCATCGCCGACGACCACAAGCTCGTGCGGACGGGGCTCGGCGCCCTCCTGGACGCTGAGCCCGACGTCGAGGTGCGCGCGCTCTTTGCCAACGGGCAGGAGGCCGTCGACTATGTCGCCGAGCACGACGTCGACGTGCTGCTCATGGACATCGAGATGCCCGTGCTCGACGGCGTCGAAGCGACGAGGCGGGTGCTCGAGCTACGCCCGGAGACGGCGGTGATCGTGCTGACGACGTTCCACGACGACGCGTACCTCGCCGGCGCGTTGCGGGCGGGCGCGTTCGGCTACCTCCTGAAGACGGGGTCGACCGAGGAGCTGAGTCAGGGGGTGCGGGACGCGCACGAAGGCAGGAGGGCGTTCGCCCCGGAGGTGCTCGATCGGCTCGCGAAGCAGTTCGCCGACGGCGACGCGGCCGGGCGCCGCGGCGGACCCCCGGCACGCGGCGAAGTTCCGGCACCACTCGCCGCGCTGACGCGACGCGAGCTCGACGTCTTCGTCGAGGTGGGGAGAGGGCGCTCGAATCGTGAGATCGCAGAAGCGCTGCACCTCAGCGAGGCGACCGTGAAGACGTATGTCACGCGCATCCTGGCCAAACTCGACGTCCGCAGCCGCGTGCAGCTCGTCGTGCTCGCATTCGAGACGGGAATCGTGACGCGCGCGGTCGGCTGA
- a CDS encoding quinone oxidoreductase family protein, which produces MDKRWVATSQEGLDALELQDIELPPPGPGEVAIDVRAAGVNPVDLKAVGRLAADAPLPFPLGYELSGVVADLGPDAELASGGGAIGDEVLAFRVRGSHATRANVPGRDVFAKPASIPFDEAAGLLLVGTTAAEMLHRVDAATGETVLLHGASGAVGVSFLQQAARLGVRVIGTCSERGADEVRRFGGVPTPYGPGLEARVRELAPEGVAAALDAAGTDEAIEVSLALVSDRARILTIVRADAAEREGLLHIGGAKPASAAFRDSARQGLIALAAARELVVPIARAYPLADGRDAMELVSSGKAGGKVVLRP; this is translated from the coding sequence ATGGACAAGCGCTGGGTTGCCACCTCTCAGGAAGGGCTCGACGCCCTCGAGCTGCAGGACATCGAGTTGCCACCGCCGGGCCCCGGCGAGGTCGCGATCGACGTGCGCGCGGCCGGCGTCAACCCCGTCGATCTCAAGGCCGTCGGCCGCCTCGCCGCCGACGCCCCGCTGCCGTTCCCGCTCGGCTACGAGCTCTCGGGCGTCGTCGCCGACCTGGGTCCGGATGCCGAGCTCGCCTCGGGCGGCGGAGCGATCGGCGACGAGGTGCTCGCCTTTCGCGTGCGCGGCTCGCACGCCACCCGCGCGAACGTGCCCGGGCGCGACGTCTTCGCGAAGCCGGCGAGCATCCCGTTCGACGAGGCGGCCGGCCTGCTGCTCGTCGGCACGACGGCGGCCGAGATGCTGCACCGCGTCGACGCAGCCACCGGCGAGACCGTGCTGCTGCACGGCGCCTCCGGCGCGGTCGGCGTCAGCTTCCTGCAGCAGGCGGCCCGGCTCGGGGTGCGAGTGATCGGCACGTGCTCGGAGCGCGGGGCGGACGAGGTGCGCCGATTCGGCGGCGTGCCGACGCCGTACGGACCCGGCCTTGAAGCGCGCGTTCGCGAGCTCGCGCCGGAGGGCGTCGCGGCAGCTCTCGACGCCGCGGGCACTGATGAGGCGATCGAGGTCTCCCTCGCGCTCGTCTCGGATCGCGCCCGGATCCTCACCATCGTCCGCGCCGACGCCGCCGAGCGCGAGGGCCTGCTGCACATCGGCGGGGCCAAGCCCGCGAGCGCGGCCTTTCGCGATTCCGCCCGGCAGGGGCTCATCGCGCTCGCCGCCGCACGTGAGCTCGTCGTGCCGATCGCGCGCGCGTATCCGCTCGCGGACGGACGCGACGCCATGGAGCTCGTGTCGAGCGGCAAGGCCGGCGGCAAGGTCGTGCTGCGACCGTAG
- a CDS encoding LLM class flavin-dependent oxidoreductase encodes MTRKDYGVFLPNAAGGWMISSTAPYPPADYDYNRQVALAADGYGLDFVMAMSKWLGFGGATDHWGETIDSLSLIAALAEATTHVGVWGTIHCNVQHPAFAAKIFTTLQQISHGRGGMNIVNGSYADEFRQMGLWNDSMSHADRYRMTEAWMTAVDRLWTEPEVTMKTDFFVLDRCQSRPHPVTRPTVVSAGRSALGRKFQAKYADAAFLGSDSMAEMREFARDVHDQAAAHGRTCGTYAMLTLVIGETDAAAERAAAAYAQGIDRVALANMRSSWGWAQEKALSWAEDAPGDEAFQTPYITGSPTTIAERVHRVLDGAELDGIMLIFPDYLRDLPVFGTEVLPLLRAADG; translated from the coding sequence GTGACCCGCAAGGACTACGGCGTGTTCCTGCCGAACGCGGCGGGCGGCTGGATGATCTCGTCGACGGCGCCCTACCCGCCGGCCGACTACGACTACAACCGCCAGGTCGCGCTCGCGGCCGACGGGTACGGCCTCGACTTCGTCATGGCCATGTCGAAGTGGCTCGGCTTCGGCGGGGCGACCGATCACTGGGGCGAGACGATCGACTCGCTCAGCCTCATCGCGGCGCTCGCCGAGGCGACCACGCACGTCGGCGTCTGGGGCACGATCCACTGCAACGTGCAGCATCCGGCCTTCGCGGCCAAGATCTTCACGACGCTGCAGCAGATCAGTCACGGCCGGGGTGGCATGAACATCGTCAACGGCTCGTATGCCGATGAGTTCCGCCAGATGGGGCTGTGGAACGACTCGATGTCGCACGCCGACCGGTACCGCATGACCGAGGCCTGGATGACGGCCGTCGACCGCCTCTGGACCGAGCCCGAGGTGACGATGAAGACCGACTTCTTCGTGCTCGACCGCTGCCAGTCGCGGCCGCACCCGGTGACGCGCCCGACGGTGGTGAGCGCGGGGAGGTCGGCGCTCGGCCGCAAGTTCCAAGCGAAGTACGCGGATGCCGCGTTCCTCGGCTCCGACAGCATGGCCGAGATGCGCGAGTTCGCGCGCGACGTGCACGATCAGGCTGCCGCACACGGGCGCACCTGTGGCACCTACGCCATGCTCACCCTCGTGATCGGTGAGACCGACGCGGCGGCCGAGCGCGCCGCGGCCGCCTATGCGCAGGGCATCGACCGGGTCGCGCTCGCGAACATGCGCAGCTCGTGGGGATGGGCGCAGGAGAAGGCGCTCTCGTGGGCGGAGGATGCGCCAGGCGACGAGGCGTTCCAGACGCCGTACATCACGGGCTCGCCCACCACGATCGCGGAGCGCGTGCACCGGGTGCTCGACGGGGCGGAACTCGACGGCATCATGCTCATCTTCCCCGACTACCTGCGCGACCTGCCGGTGTTCGGCACCGAGGTGCTGCCGCTGTTGCGGGCCGCCGACGGGTAG
- a CDS encoding sensor histidine kinase yields the protein MTPSETPAPRPPRGVQPGTGSMNGASTMFPNRWITAGATAAWMAFFLLPEPRLAWLAVPACVLAMLVMPERPIVATAIVLASSGLMAIDGRPFGDVELLLPTFASLNWLGRSGRPIPIGIVAVAGFTLTSMLRPSLWLSALLSAGTVYGIAWGFGVLVHRRAVAAAAAVRVAEQAAAVDIEELATASAAGERRRLAKSTVGDLQASLASIARLARSAREWPELEWLSAIRRAADEALVALHADLATLTGDRARRSSVAAAPTGSAAPTHEDAPPTAPSPAGATAARRARALHRAAPLARRVAVGAAFALGGSVAMLVGTELLGGDWTRFAYALLAALLPLAAVAARRTPLVAAGLAATAFIGAALDMPHAPEALVPTGVALLTLCWRLASAIDPRRPWRDGWRTYLALGVTVASGVVLGVQHGRSSAGFIVLAALLTLFGAHAWAERDHVTQAEEARAARLLAHAATARLEAERNERRGMARELHDVVSHAIVGISLQAQAAAGASRAGRRAALDAIADVAAASSRELGGFAEQLRPDTSARSIAELARTGRSLGLEMRIDEGRIAPDPLAVRIVRECLTNAARYAAGATVDVRVAASDGMLEVSVRNGPASSTALIPLRPGRGSGLAGLRDEVTGRGGTFEAGPDASGFLVVARYPALDTPAPPPAEPPPPPRFPASPGPIPASPASPASPEEDA from the coding sequence ATGACACCGTCGGAGACCCCGGCGCCCCGGCCCCCTCGCGGCGTGCAACCGGGCACGGGGTCGATGAACGGTGCCTCGACCATGTTCCCGAACCGGTGGATCACCGCGGGCGCGACAGCGGCGTGGATGGCGTTCTTCCTCCTCCCGGAGCCCCGGCTCGCGTGGCTCGCCGTGCCCGCGTGCGTGCTGGCCATGCTCGTCATGCCCGAGCGGCCGATCGTCGCGACGGCGATCGTGCTCGCGTCGAGCGGGCTCATGGCGATCGACGGGCGGCCGTTCGGCGACGTCGAGCTCCTCCTGCCGACGTTCGCCTCGCTCAACTGGCTCGGCCGGTCGGGGCGGCCGATTCCCATCGGCATCGTCGCCGTCGCCGGCTTCACGCTCACCTCGATGCTGCGGCCATCACTGTGGCTGTCCGCCCTGCTCTCCGCCGGAACCGTCTACGGCATCGCTTGGGGCTTCGGCGTGCTCGTGCACCGGCGCGCGGTGGCGGCCGCGGCCGCCGTGCGCGTCGCGGAACAGGCCGCGGCCGTCGACATCGAAGAGCTCGCCACCGCCTCCGCCGCCGGCGAACGGCGCCGGCTCGCGAAGAGCACCGTCGGCGATCTCCAGGCATCACTCGCGTCCATCGCCCGGCTCGCCAGGAGCGCTCGCGAGTGGCCCGAGCTCGAGTGGCTCTCGGCGATCCGACGGGCGGCCGACGAGGCACTCGTCGCGCTGCACGCCGACCTCGCCACCCTGACCGGCGACCGTGCGCGGCGCTCGAGCGTCGCGGCGGCACCGACAGGCTCCGCCGCGCCGACACACGAGGACGCACCGCCGACAGCACCGTCACCCGCCGGCGCCACCGCAGCTCGCCGAGCACGAGCACTGCACCGCGCAGCGCCCCTCGCCCGGCGCGTCGCGGTCGGCGCCGCATTCGCGCTCGGTGGGAGTGTGGCGATGCTCGTCGGCACGGAACTCCTCGGGGGCGACTGGACGCGCTTCGCCTACGCGCTGCTTGCCGCCCTCCTCCCGCTCGCCGCCGTTGCGGCACGCCGGACACCGCTGGTGGCTGCCGGCCTCGCGGCGACCGCGTTCATCGGCGCCGCCCTCGACATGCCGCACGCACCCGAGGCGCTCGTGCCGACCGGCGTCGCCCTCCTCACGCTGTGCTGGCGTCTGGCGAGCGCCATCGATCCGCGTCGTCCATGGCGCGACGGCTGGCGCACGTACCTCGCCCTCGGCGTGACCGTCGCCTCCGGCGTCGTCCTCGGCGTACAGCACGGGCGATCGAGCGCCGGCTTCATCGTGCTCGCCGCCCTGCTCACCCTGTTCGGGGCGCACGCGTGGGCGGAGCGGGACCACGTGACCCAGGCGGAGGAGGCCAGGGCGGCGCGCCTCCTCGCCCATGCGGCGACCGCCCGGCTCGAGGCCGAGCGGAACGAACGGCGCGGCATGGCGCGCGAGCTTCACGACGTGGTGAGCCACGCGATCGTAGGAATCAGCCTGCAGGCCCAGGCCGCAGCAGGTGCCAGCCGCGCGGGCAGGCGAGCAGCGCTCGACGCCATCGCCGACGTCGCGGCCGCGTCCTCACGCGAGCTCGGCGGGTTCGCCGAGCAGCTCCGCCCGGACACATCGGCGCGATCCATCGCCGAGCTCGCCCGCACGGGTCGCTCGCTGGGCCTCGAGATGAGGATCGACGAAGGGAGGATCGCCCCGGACCCGCTCGCCGTCCGGATCGTGCGTGAGTGCCTCACGAACGCCGCAAGGTACGCGGCGGGAGCGACGGTCGACGTGCGCGTCGCCGCGAGCGACGGGATGCTCGAAGTCTCAGTGCGGAACGGTCCCGCCTCCTCCACCGCCCTCATCCCCCTCCGGCCCGGCCGCGGATCCGGACTGGCCGGGCTCCGTGACGAGGTCACCGGGCGCGGAGGCACCTTCGAGGCCGGACCGGACGCATCCGGGTTCCTCGTCGTGGCGCGCTATCCTGCCCTCGACACCCCGGCACCGCCGCCGGCCGAGCCGCCCCCGCCTCCCCGCTTCCCCGCGTCACCCGGCCCGATCCCCGCATCCCCCGCATCCCCCGCATCCCCCGAGGAGGACGCATGA